The Pseudomonadota bacterium DNA segment TGCAAAAAAGAAATTAAAAAAACGTCTTGAAATCGAATTGGATAATTTGTCATTGGCGGCTTGAGGATCTCGATAAAAATGTTAATTTATGATAATGGCCGGTCAAAAAGACCGGCCTTTATGGTTTTAGGCCGGGCGTAAAAATAGCTTGTTTGGTGACTGTAAATCGGCTAAAATGACGATATGTTAACTTTGGCCATCGAAACTTCATGTGATGATACCTGTGCCGCGGTCCTGGCCCAAGGCAGAGAAATCCGTTCCAATATCATTTCGAGCCAGATTGATATCCATCGGCCTTATGGTGGTGTGGTTCCAGAACTTGCATCGCGCCAGCATCTGGAAAATATTGACTGGGTAGTAACGCAGGCACTGAAAGAGGCAGATACCGCCCTGGCTGAGATGGGTAGTATCTGTGTTACCTGTGGTCCAGGTCTGGTGGGCTCATTATTGGTTGGTATTTCCTATGCAAAATCGCTGGCCTTTGCCCGGCAACTGCCGCTGGTCGGGGTCAATCACGTTGAAGGCCATCTCATGTCGTCGCTGCTGGTTAATGAGCGGCTGACCTTTCCTTTTGTTGGCCTGGTGGTCTCCGGTGGGCATACCAGTATTTATCTGGTGCGCGAATGGCACGATTATCAGCTTCTGGGGCGAACCATTGATGATGCGGCCGGCGAAGCATTTGACAAAATAGCCAAAATGATGAATCTGGGTTATCCTGGCGGACCGGTGATTGAGCGCTTGGCGACTCAGGGTGATCCCCGGGCCATAAAGTTTCCCCGCGCATATATGGGGGCTGATTCGCTGGATTTCAGTTTCAGTGGTTTAAAAACATCGGTCCGTACATTTCTGGAAAAGAATGAATCCGCGGTTCCGGCGATTATTCCTGACGTTGCGGCCTCTTTTCAGGCCGCGGTTGCCGATGTTTTAACCCGCAAGGCTCTGAAGGCGGCTGAGATGTTCAAAGTTTCGTCCATCGCTCTGGCCGGTGGCGTTTCGTGTAACTTTGCTATCCGTAATAACTTGATCCAGGCTGCTGGAGGCCGGGGTGTTGAAGTGTATGTAGCTCCTCCGGTTCTTTGTACTGATAATGCGGTGATGATTGGACAGGTTGGTTTCCGTCTGCATCAACAAGGTAAAAGGGATGAATTGAATCTCAATGCCTATTCCCGCCTGCGATTATGAAAAAGGGAAAAAAGCCTGATATCCGCTCGATGATCAGAATGTTGCTGGGGAGCACTGATAATCCAGCAACCATTGCCCGTGGGGTTGGAGTGGGTCTCTTTGTTGCTTTTTCCCCCCTGTTGGGGCTGCACACATTTCTGGCCATTTCTCTTGCCTTTCTTTTGCGTGGAAATCGTCTGGCTTCTCTGCTGGCCAGCTGGATATGCAACCCACTGACCATGATTCCCATTCTTTACTTTGACTTCAAGGTTGGAGAAATACTTCTGTCTTCCTCAATTCCTTTTCCTGAGGGTATTCATACGCTTAAGGATATTATTCATGCCGGCAGCCAGGTTGCCTGGCCGTTGCTGGTGGGTGGTCATTTGATCGGGCTGGTGTTGGGCCTTGCCAGCATCCCGATTATTAACTTCCTGGTTGTTTACCTGCGGCGGAATCAAGATTTAACCGATTCCCAGGGGGATTAACCGGGGAATCGATGTTGATGATATTTCAGGAATATTGATGACTTACCGGTTTAAGAAAAAACTGGGCCAAAATTTCCTCCATGATGCCAATATCGCCCGAAAAATTATTGATCTGGCGGCTCTGGCAGCAGGGGAACCGGTTTTTGAAATTGGTCCTGGAAATGGCTTTTTAACTACCTTTCTCCTGCAGGCGACAACGCCGGTAACGGCGATTGAAACTGATACGGATTTGCTGCCTGATCTTCGGCGGCGGTTTTCCACCTGCCGGGAAAATGAATTTAACCTGGTTTATGGGGATGTGCTCAAATGTGATCTGGAGCATGAACTTGGTGATGTTTATCTGCGGCATGGAAAAATCTGCGTGGTTGCCAATATTCCCTATCAGATAACCACCCCGATTATTTTTTTGCTGATTCGGTATCGTCATCTTTTTTCCCGGGCGGTATTGATGATGCAGGAAGAAGTTGCTGCCAGGATTCTGGCGGCGCCAGGCAGCAAATCATATGGCCGTCTGTCCATTATGACTTCATTATTTTGTCAGACAATGCCCGGATTTACTGTATCACCCAGCTGTTTTTATCCTCAGCCCCGGGTATGGTCGAGGGTTGTTTCACTTAATTTTCTGTCTCAGCCATCCTGCCAGATCAGTAATGTGGCATGGCTGGGAGATTTAATTAAACGCTTGTTCAGCCAGCGGCGCAAGAAGATTATTAATCCGCTCTCCAACTGGAAATTAGCCCTGGAACGTTCTCAACTGGCTGAATTGTTACTACAGCACGGGTTTTCACCCGATTGTCGGGCCGAAACCATGACCGTAAGTGAACTCTGCCGACTGGCAGAGCTGATGGCAAGGATAAAGGCCAAAGGATAAAGGATAAAGGCCAAAGGCTAAAGGTTAAAGGAACTGGACACCGTAAAATATAAAGAGTCGTAAAAATTCTTCTTCCTGATTTTTATGGGGGTATTCATTTTTCAAGGTAGCCTTTACATTTTATGGGCCGGGTGCTATATATCTCCCAAGTGAAAAAACCTTGTTTTAGCAGATGCACTGCTGGAAAGAAATATCTTTTGAATTGCTGCTGTAAGGGAGAATGCTGATGACCAGAGAGGAAATTCTGGATCTGGTTTCCAAAATGGATAATCTGCCCAGGTTACCACAGGTCGCCATTAAACTGATGGAAATCAGCATGGATGACCAGACATCGGCTAAGGATATTGCTGATATTGTGATGGAAGATCCAACAATTACTGCTTATCTGCTGAAGTTAATTAATTCTCCCTTCTATGGCTTGCGGGAAAAAATCACCACTGTTTCACACGGGATTGCCCTTTTGGGTGTTGACGTGGTGAAAAATGTGGTTTTGAGCCTGGCGGTTCTTGATATTATGAAAAATAAGGCAGCCAATAGTCCGGCTTTGCGTAATTATTGGGAACGTTCACTCTATACCGCCATTGCCGCCCGTCTCTTTGCCCAGCAGATCGGCTACCCGGCGCCGGAAAAAGCTTTTATTGCCGGGCTGCTTGCTGATCTGGGTTCGTTGATTCTCTGGGGAATCGACCCCATACTTTATAAAAAAGTTCTGCGAAAAGATGATGGTGGCCGGGGTGACCGCAGCGCGGTTGAAAAAGCCTTTTATGGTCTTGATCACACGGAAGCCGGGATGGCCCTGGCCCAGGTCTGGAATCTGCCGGAAGAATATGTCGGGGTGATTTCCCTGCATCATAATCTTGATATTCTGGCCGATCTGGAAGACGAGACGATCAAGACGCTTGGTGAGTTTGTACATCTTGGTTCCGTGGTTGCGAGTATATTTATTTCAGGGGAGGATGGTTTTAAGACCGAGTATCTAAAGTCCGTTGCGTTTTCCCTTTTCAGCCTTCAGGAAAAGGTGATTGATGCCCTGCTGCTGCGGTCCAGCCGGCAGTTGGAATCTTTGTTGGTGGATGCTGACCTGGGGCCCTTGAATAAAAAATCCTATTTCAAGATTCTCCAGGATTCCAATAAAAAACTGGGGGAATATAATCTTAAACTTACCCGTTCACTCATGGAACATGAGCGGATGAAGAAGGTCAGAGAAGAACTGCTGGCCATGGTTTCCGAGGATGTAAAGTCTCCTCTCTCCGCCATTATCGGCTATTCTTCTCATCTGTTAGATGATCTCCCGTCTAAACGCAGTGAACTTATTTCCCAGTTGCAGGAAATATAT contains these protein-coding regions:
- the tsaD gene encoding tRNA (adenosine(37)-N6)-threonylcarbamoyltransferase complex transferase subunit TsaD; this encodes MLTLAIETSCDDTCAAVLAQGREIRSNIISSQIDIHRPYGGVVPELASRQHLENIDWVVTQALKEADTALAEMGSICVTCGPGLVGSLLVGISYAKSLAFARQLPLVGVNHVEGHLMSSLLVNERLTFPFVGLVVSGGHTSIYLVREWHDYQLLGRTIDDAAGEAFDKIAKMMNLGYPGGPVIERLATQGDPRAIKFPRAYMGADSLDFSFSGLKTSVRTFLEKNESAVPAIIPDVAASFQAAVADVLTRKALKAAEMFKVSSIALAGGVSCNFAIRNNLIQAAGGRGVEVYVAPPVLCTDNAVMIGQVGFRLHQQGKRDELNLNAYSRLRL
- a CDS encoding DUF2062 domain-containing protein: MKKGKKPDIRSMIRMLLGSTDNPATIARGVGVGLFVAFSPLLGLHTFLAISLAFLLRGNRLASLLASWICNPLTMIPILYFDFKVGEILLSSSIPFPEGIHTLKDIIHAGSQVAWPLLVGGHLIGLVLGLASIPIINFLVVYLRRNQDLTDSQGD
- the rsmA gene encoding 16S rRNA (adenine(1518)-N(6)/adenine(1519)-N(6))-dimethyltransferase RsmA, translated to MTYRFKKKLGQNFLHDANIARKIIDLAALAAGEPVFEIGPGNGFLTTFLLQATTPVTAIETDTDLLPDLRRRFSTCRENEFNLVYGDVLKCDLEHELGDVYLRHGKICVVANIPYQITTPIIFLLIRYRHLFSRAVLMMQEEVAARILAAPGSKSYGRLSIMTSLFCQTMPGFTVSPSCFYPQPRVWSRVVSLNFLSQPSCQISNVAWLGDLIKRLFSQRRKKIINPLSNWKLALERSQLAELLLQHGFSPDCRAETMTVSELCRLAELMARIKAKG
- a CDS encoding HDOD domain-containing protein, producing the protein MTREEILDLVSKMDNLPRLPQVAIKLMEISMDDQTSAKDIADIVMEDPTITAYLLKLINSPFYGLREKITTVSHGIALLGVDVVKNVVLSLAVLDIMKNKAANSPALRNYWERSLYTAIAARLFAQQIGYPAPEKAFIAGLLADLGSLILWGIDPILYKKVLRKDDGGRGDRSAVEKAFYGLDHTEAGMALAQVWNLPEEYVGVISLHHNLDILADLEDETIKTLGEFVHLGSVVASIFISGEDGFKTEYLKSVAFSLFSLQEKVIDALLLRSSRQLESLLVDADLGPLNKKSYFKILQDSNKKLGEYNLKLTRSLMEHERMKKVREELLAMVSEDVKSPLSAIIGYSSHLLDDLPSKRSELISQLQEIYNSGKKSLSMINEWTKLMGMEETDLQVSPIRGDMGLMLTEFLEMIAARVQKKDIKISHDFHSPMPSFPFDEYKLGHAFINLLELAMMLAGDGGEISLKSDVVTIPGESQPQTGQKRLFELCIEEHGPVSDDSRRTALRSTLKQPEKITRFSDHLNDSGVYLARSIINSHGGQMKIEWGREGNAVFIVQLPISWSSESLDNYVSAVSPE